In the Helianthus annuus cultivar XRQ/B chromosome 11, HanXRQr2.0-SUNRISE, whole genome shotgun sequence genome, one interval contains:
- the LOC118484181 gene encoding uncharacterized protein LOC118484181, translating to MNLLNQSLSWDPNLYGWNPNQNTDGMGSSQAFGSTQAFGSTLHEPKVVVETQPEVEETQKGKTKRPHKKKTKITRAKKNVQSWDAEEEYVLTRAWIDMSEDPQIANSQSKAVFWSRIRELFFRLTDRGDEYRPADSISGKWTDINKKCKNFQSVYQRIFNGWKSGHKDEYITQAALVDYTQSQAPNGHVPMNTGRSANKRPSKRSKTNESGERETPTSEAPTLETPTSMMIFRRKSRQKSYHDPLEEEAVQDRKSPSHRRWDPK from the exons ATGAACCTTCTGAACCAATCACTCTCATGGGACCCGAATCTATACGGTTGGAACCCGAATCAAAACACGGACGGAATGGGGTCGTCTCAAGCATTCGGATCGACACAAGCATTCGGATCCACACTACACGAGCCCAAGGTTGTTGTGGAAACACAACCGGAAGTAGAGGAGACGCAAAAAGGAAAAACAAAACGGCCACATAAAAAGAAAACGAAAATCACCCGAGCGAAAAAAAATGTGCAATCGTGGGATGCCGAAGAGGAGTATGTGTTAACCCGAGCTTGGATCGACATGTCGGAGGACCCCCAAATAG caaACAGCCAAAGTAAAGCCGTTTTTTGGAGCCGAATCCGAGAACTTTTTTTCAGGCTTACGGATAGAGGAGACGAATACCGGCCGGCGGACTCGATATCGGGCAAGTGGACCGATATCAACAAGAAGTGCAAGAATTTCCAATCCGTTTACCAACGCATTTTTAACGGATGGAAAAGTGGCCACAAGGACGAGTACATTACACAAGCGGCCTTAGTCGACTACACACAAAGTCAAG CCCCAAATGGGCACGTCCCTATGAACACCGGTCGGTCGGCAAATAAAAGGCCGTCAAAGAGATCAAAAACCAACGAGTCGGGAGAACGCGAAACGCCAACCTCCGAGGCTCCGACACTCGAAACACCGACGTCAATGATGATATTCCGGAGGAAGAGCCGGCAGAAGAGCTACCACGACCCGCTGGAAGAAGAAGCGGTGCAAGATCGAAAAAGCCCGAGTCATCGTCGATGGGATCCGAAATGA